The sequence CGCCGCGAGGTGTTCGCGCGATTTCAACACCACCTTGGCGATTCCGACCTTCTTCGACTGCGCCAAGGCGTCGCGCATCAGCGCGTAAGCGCGTTCTCCACCCTTCTGGGGCTCCAGGTAATAAGGTTTGTCGAAGTACAGCGGGTCGATCTCGTTTTCGTGGACAAATTCCTGAATCTGGATGGTCTTCGTCAATTCGACGTCGGCGTGATCCAGATCCTCGTCCGTGATTTCGATGTAGCGGTCTTTTTCATATTCGTAACCCCGCGTAATCTCTTCCCACGGCACCTCCGCATTCTCGGTATCACAAAATCTTTTGTAGGACACCGGGCTCATATCCTTCTTATGGAGGTAGTGAAATGAAAGCTCGTTTTTGCGCGTGGCGCTGAACAACGAAATCGGGATGGAAACGAGTGCGAAGCTGATGTTGCCTTTCCAAATGGCTCTCATGGGCGGCCCTCTCCGTCTGTATCTCTCAAACGGGACAATAATCTCAATTGTAGCATCAACTTACAAGTAATCTCTGCAAACGAAATCTTGAGCCGCAGATGACGCGGATGACGCAGATGGGCGCGTCAAGTTTCTTCAAGTGCGCCCATCTGCGCCATCCGCGTCATCTGCGGCTCAATCGTTACGGAACTTTGATTGATCCTGCGGGCCTGATACGATAAAACTTTTCTCCGACTATGTGGATCGTTCGTCTTGCGCTTCGCCGGCCCTACACTTTCGTCGTCATGGCGGTTCTGATCGCCATTCTGGGCGGAATCTCGATCGCGACGATGCCGGTAGATATCTTTCCTTACATCGACATACCGGTAGTCGCAGTGGTGTGGCAGTACGGCGGATTGTCTCCGGAGGAGATGGAAAGCCGCATCGTTACGAACTTCGAACGGTCGCTGACCTCGAATGTCGTCGGTATCGAGCACATCGAATCCCAATCACATCAAAGCATTTCGGTCGTCCGGGTCTATTTTCAACCCAATGTTCAGGTCGACCTGGCCCTGGCGCAGATCGTCACGCAATGCCAGGTCGCGATCCGCAACATGCCGCCGGGGACGTTTCCGCCGCAGGTCCTGAAATATGATGCGGCCAGCGTACCCATTCTCCAGCTCGGCCTGAGCAGCAAGACGCTGAGCGAACAGGAAATCTTCGATCTCGGCAATAATTTCATCCGGACACCGTTGGCTACCGTACAGGGAGCGAATGTCTCGTATCCTTTCGGCGGGAAGAGCCCGCAGATCCTGGTCGATCTCAATCTGCAGGAGCTTTACGCGAAGCAGCTCTCACCGATCGATGTTTCGAATGCCCTGAGTCTTCAGAATCTGATCTTGCCCGCAGGAACCGCCAAGTTTTCGACCACGGAATATCCCATTCGATTGAACAGCAGCCCGTTAGCTGTCGCGGACTTCAACGAGCTGCCGATCAAAACCGTGAACGGCGCCACGATTTACATGAAAGACGTGGCGACGGTGCACAACGGGTTTTCTCCGCAACAGAACATCGTGCGCACGAATGGATCGCGCGGCGTGCTGCTGACCGTAACCCGCAACGGCAATGCCTCGACTCTCGCGATCGTCAACGCTGTGAAGAACGAGCTTCCGAAAGTCATGGCGACGATCACCCAGGACCTGCAGCTCTCCGTATTCGGCGATCAGTCTCTTTTCGTTCGCGCCGCGGTTGAGGGCGTCGTGCGTGAAACCTTGATTGCGGCATTGCTCACGGGGATGGTGATTCTTCTGTTCCTCGGCAGCTGGCGCAGCACGCTCATCGTCTGCATCTCGATTCCGCTCTCGATCCTGACCTCGATCTCCATCCTGAGCGTACTCGGACAGACGATCAATGTGATGACCCTGGGCGGGCTGGCTCTGGCCGTGGGCATCCTGGTCGATGACGCAACCGTTGAAATCGAAAATACGCACCGCAATCTCGCGATGAAGAAGCCGTTGGTGCGGGCGGTTCTTGATGGAGCGTCTCAGATCGCCATCCCGACTTTCGTCTCGACCTTGTCGATCTGCATTGTTTTCGTTCCGGTGCTCCTGCTGACCGGCACCGCGCGATTCCTTTTCACGCCGCTCGCGATGGCGGTGGTGTTTGCGATGCTTGCGTCTTACTTTTTATCGCGAACGCTGGTGCCCACCATGGTGCATTACCTGCTTCGAAGCGAAGTCGAGGTGTACCACAGCGGAGGGCACGGTGGGCAAGGCCTGATCTGGAACCTGCATCGCCGCATGAACGGATTGTTCGAACGCCTGCGCTATCGCTATCTCGGACTGCTCGATTTCGCACTGCGGAACCGAGGGCCGGTTCTTGCCGGATTCCTGGTGGTTTCGCTGGGTTCCCTTTTCCTGTTGAAACTGGTTGGACAGGATTTCTTTCCCGACGTGGACGCAGGCACGATCCGGATGCATGCGCGGACGTCGCCCGGCACTCGAATCGAAGAGACCGAGGTCCGCTTTGCCGACGTCGAGCAGGAGATTCGCAACATCCTGCCGCCGGGCGAGATCGACACGATTCTCGACAACATCGGGATCCCGAATGCCTGGGGCAGCATCGCGCAGGGCGACGTGCCCAACATCGCATCGACGGACGGAGAGTTCCTGGTTTCGCTCAACCGCGAAAATCATGGCTCCGTTCACGAATATGAAGTTCTGCTGCGCAAACGCCTCAACGAGAAGTTTCCCGGCATGGTCTTTTTCTTCGAGCCGGCCAACATCACGAACCAGATTCTGAATTTCGGTCTTCCCGCGCCGATCGATCTGCAGGTCGTGGGACGCGACATCGCCGGCAACTACAAACTGGCGCAGAAGCTGCGCCAGCGCATCGCCGCTCTTCCGGGCGCGGCGGATGTCCATATCCACCAGGTATTCGCGGAACCGCAACTCCAGCTGAATGTCGATCGAGTGAAGGCCGGCGAACTCGGTTTGACGCAACGCGACGTGAGCAGCAGCATGCTGATTTCGCTCAGCGGAAACGGCCAGGTCGCTCCGAGTTTCTGGCTCAACCCGGCGAACGGCGTCAGCTACGGCGTCGGCGTCCAGACCTCGCAATACCGGATCGATTCTCTCGACGAGCTGTTACGGACGCCGGTCACTGCAGCGTCAAGCGCAGTGACAACGACCACGCCGGGCTCGCTTGCCGGTTTGTCCACGGCGGGCGACGCATCCGTCGGCGCATCGCCCAACGGCGCATCACTCGCGTACGGCAATCCGGGCGCCATGACCAACAGCACACAGCTGCTATCCAACCTCGTCGATGTCAAACGGAGCTATGGCCCTGTGATCACCAACCACTACAATGTAGCGCCGGTGTTTGACGTGTATGCCAACGTCGACAGGACGGACCTTGGAAGCGTGGGTAAAGAAGTCGAGAAAATCGTGAATCAGGAGAAGGCCAATCTGCCGCGAGGAACCACGCTCATACTGCGCGGCGAATACGACACGATGAAGTCGTCGTTCTTCCGCCTCGGCCTCGGTCTTCTGTTTGCGGTGGTGCTGGTTTATCTGTTGATGACGGTCAATTTCCAATCATGGCTTGATCCGTTCATCATTCTGACGGCCTTGCCGGGAGCGCTTGCCGGAATCCTCTGGATGCTGTTCGTAACCGGAACGACACTCAGCGTACCCTCGCTGATGGGTTCCATCATGTGCATCGGCGTAGCGACCGCTAACAGCATTCTGCTGGTGACCTTCGCGAATGACGAGCGCGTCCATTTGCCCCTGGCCGCGGACGCGATGCTTTCCGCGGGAAACGCCCGCATTCGTCCCGTTCTTATGACGGCATCCGCCATGGTTTTAGGTATGCTTCCGATGGCGCTCAGCCTGGGCGAAGGGGCGGAACAGAACGCACCGCTCGGCCGCGCCGTTATCGGCGGACTGCTAGGGGCGACGCTGACCACGCTCTTCGTGGTTCCAATTATTTACTCCTACCTGCGCACGATACCGCCTGTGAACCAGGAACGGCGTCTCGAAGAAGAAGAGAGCAACGCGGCGTTAGAAGCGGAACTGTCAACGACATGAACCACAGCGAACACGACGGCGGCCGGCCCACCAACTTGTGGCGTCCTTCCGGCATCACCATTTCGGCTATTCTGCTGGGCTTCATCGTGCTCCTCGCCGTTGCCTTCGTTGCCGGATACGTGCCTCTCCAGCGGCGCGAAGCCACCGTCCGGGCCGAAGCCGACGAGCGGGAGAAGTCGCTTCCCCGCGTGACGGTGATGCGCGTCAGCCATGGCTCGGGCAAGAACGAGTTGACCTTGCCGGGCACCATGCAGGCGGTGATGGAAGCACCGCTACTCGCCCGTGCTGATGGCTACCTGAAGCGCCGGCTGGTCGATATCGGCGATCACGTCCGCGTCGGCCAGGTCCTGGCGGAAATCGACGCCCCCGAACTGGACCATCAGACGCGGCAAGCCGCTGCCGCCGTCGAACAGGCAAAGGCGGCGCTGGAACAGACACAGGCCAACCTCGAGCAAGGTAAGGCGAATCGTGAACTTGCCCGGATCACCGCCGAACGATGGAAGACTCTTTTAGGACGAGGCCTTGTCGCACGCCAGGACAGCGATCAATACCAGGCACAATTGGCCGCGCAGAACGCGAACGTTCAGGCGCTCGAAAAAGCAGTTGCCGCCCAGAACAGCAGCGTCGCTTCGGCGAACGCGAACCTGTCCAGGCTTCAGGAAGTCGAGAATTACAGCCTTGTGAAGGCTCCTTTCGACGGCATTATCACAGTGCGCAATGTGGACGTCGGCGCCCTCGTCACTGCCGGCACCACGCTGCTCTACCGCATCGCGCAGATCGAAAGACTGCGGACGTATGTGAATGTGCCGCAAGCCAGCGCCAACGCCATCCACGACGGGCAGCCGGCCGCGCTGACGGTTTCGAACTTTCCAGGCCGGATTTTTCACGGCATGGTAGCAAGGACCGCGAATGTACTCGATCCCGCCAGCCGTACGATGCTGGTCGAAGTCGATGTGCCGAATGGAGACCGGTCGCTATTCCCCGGTATGTATGCCAATGTCGACCTCAGCGGATCCCGTTCGAATCCGCCCCTGGTCCTGCCGGCCACCACCATCATTTTCCGCACCGACGGCGCGCAGGTTGCCGTCGTGCAAGACGGCACGGTACACCTCCAGAAGGTCACCGTCGGCAGAGACTACGGCGACCGCGTCGAAATTCTGCAGGGTCTGGCTGATGACGCGGACATCATCACAAACCCTGGGGACTCCGCCCGGGAAGGCGCCAAAATCATCCCCGTGAGCGCCGAGAGCTCGCCGAAATAAAAATCACCCTGGCTGGAAAGTCGTGAAAGGATCACGCGGGCCGGCGAGGCCGCAGAGCAGCAGAAACGACGGCCAAAGGTGCAGGTAGAGGCGCGGTAACGAGGAATCGAGGTGCCATTGCAGGTCCATCGGTGTGATGAGATACGTCGCTGTGTAGCCTGCTAACACGACGGTACAAATGAACACGCCTTGCAGCCAGCCCCTGTCGAGCAGGATCTTTCGATCAAGCCCTTGCAACGCGACATATATCAGAATAAGCAGAATAGGATTCACCAGCCAGTTTCCAAACGACCAGAAGGTATCGGATATCGTTGTCCACGTTATGACATAACGATGTGGAGTGAGAAGCCTCTGAAGCATCCCCGCATAATTACCGTCCACAATGTCGTTCGGCGGCGCAACTGCAACTTTGAACCATACGATCATGGCGAGAGGCAGCGCCATTCCCGCCGCGAAGGCGAAAAACCGCAGCGCGGTTTTCCGAGGCTCCCAGAAGACCGGTGCGAGCATCGCTAACGCCGCCGCAACGATGAACAGTAAACCTTCATTTTTCGTCCAACCGGCACACCCCGCCGCGAATCCGGCAAGAACGAGCAGTCCCGCGCTTTCCGGAGCGGCCTGAGATTCGAGGCATATCAACGCGATCGTGGCTAACACGTATAGCGACAGCGGAACATCCGCGGAACCCGACACCCCATAGGCCACATAGAAAGGTGTTCCCAATAACACGAGCGCAAACAAGACCGCGCGAGACGATTTGCGCAAGTGAATCAGCGTCGCCGTAAGAACCGCGATGGCGGCAAACGTGTACAGGATTCCCAGCGCTTCAGCGGCGTCCGGATCCTCGTCTTTCATGTATCGCCACAGACGTGCAGTGGTCGCTGGAACGAGGAGAGGATAATCCGCATGGTAGGTATTCAGAATGGTCTTCCGCCAGACGGGGCCGTCGCGAAAGAGATATCGAGCATGGCTGTTCCAGATCGCCGTGGCGTCCCAGTCTCCGTGAGGCGAACGCTCGATTCGACTCATGTCATATGAAAGCGCCATTCCGGCGGCGCACACCAGAAGCAGAAAGACCGCAGGCACGCGCCAAACGCCGATGGGTCTCCACATTAACGGTTCGAAGCGCCAGCGGCGGTAATAAATGCAAGCTACAGCCAGAACCAACAACAACCCCGATTCGACCAGGAACATCGGACGGCGAAAGGCAATGAAGATCAGAGAACACAAGCCAATGCCAACCGCCGGCGCAAATACCAGCGCAAGCAGACGAGGAAGATTGGACGGCCAGAGGAGGGAAACCATGCAGAGTCCCAACAGAACGGAAATGATGATGCCGACAGCAGCCATGATCATGGGGTTGGCCGCCTTTTCAGCAGGATCAGCCCGGTTTTCGATTCGTAAACCTTCGAGAAACCTTCAGGTATGTGTGCCGGCGCGTTGATGCGCGTGGCGTCTACAAGGACGTAGGGAGCTGAAGAGCTATTCTGTAGAAGGTTCCATGGAATCATCCCGTAACGCGCCTGGACCCAATTCCTGTCGTCGTCGAGCGTCTGCGGACGGCCATTTAGAATCCCTGCGGGCATATACCCGACGTCGCCGCGCCAGTACCCCGCCTTCATCAACTCGTCTCGAATGAATCTCAGCCGATCTTCCCAAACGACGACGTCATCCGCTTCGCGCGGCTTCACCCAGCGAAGCGTTTGATTCAGTTGCACCAGGTTGAGGAAAGACACGAATACGAGGAGGGCGGACACCAGAAGTCGAACACCCGCAATCATTGCCGCAGCACTCTATCACACACGATCGTGCCGGGATGACCATTAGGAAGAATTGGCTTTAAGCCGTACGTCGGACGATCAACTCGATCTCGAAACCGAAAAATCGTTTCGCCTTTCCGTCGGCTAAAAGCACGTCATAGCGGTACACGAAGTCACCTGTATGGCCGATGACTCCGCTGATCACTCCCTCCCGGCCTTTATCCGATCCCGGAGCTAGAACGAGAACGCCGTCACCGATCTTGAATCGCGGCGGCGTCGGAAAAGTCTCGAGTTTCATGTGCTGAAGAATCAGCAAAAAGCCTGCCATCCGTTCAGCCAGGCGTCGTCCTGCGGCGTGAAACTTTTCAGCGGTTTACGGAAGGTGAGAAGCGCGTTGCCGCTCCCCGGGAAGTCCGCCGGAGAAAAGCATGGAAGATTTCCTCAAACCGGAGCGGTCCAGAAGCAATTTGAGGCGCCTTGCAATAGTGAACTCTCCGTTCTCTTTTGCAATTCCGGCAAGTTCGCTCAGCGCGCCGCGGATTTTATTCGAGTAATCCGGATTCGCCGGCGAATTGCCAAGCAGATGGATGCAGGCGCGGATAACTGTGACGCATTCGTCGAACCGCGAGTTCCCTGCGGGTTCGGGGCGGCGCTCCGCCAGTTCTGCGAGCATGTCTTTCAGGACAGCAAACGAAAGAGTATCCATCTGGGCACCTCCGTTTCAGGCATCGTTACCATCTTGCCAGTCGAGACTTGCAAAGACTCTTCCGAAGCT is a genomic window of Terriglobia bacterium containing:
- a CDS encoding Ku protein, coding for MRAIWKGNISFALVSIPISLFSATRKNELSFHYLHKKDMSPVSYKRFCDTENAEVPWEEITRGYEYEKDRYIEITDEDLDHADVELTKTIQIQEFVHENEIDPLYFDKPYYLEPQKGGERAYALMRDALAQSKKVGIAKVVLKSREHLAAVKSVGEMMTLQTMRFAHEIVDAGSLNLPKAAELSKKEFDLANMLIDSMSDKFDASKYKDDYYDKVLEVIQMKVAGVAPQAAAPKGPGPAKVIDLMEILKQSLSETKKGRGGRTSELEEATVVAGDSKPAKPKARKVR
- a CDS encoding efflux RND transporter permease subunit; translated protein: MWIVRLALRRPYTFVVMAVLIAILGGISIATMPVDIFPYIDIPVVAVVWQYGGLSPEEMESRIVTNFERSLTSNVVGIEHIESQSHQSISVVRVYFQPNVQVDLALAQIVTQCQVAIRNMPPGTFPPQVLKYDAASVPILQLGLSSKTLSEQEIFDLGNNFIRTPLATVQGANVSYPFGGKSPQILVDLNLQELYAKQLSPIDVSNALSLQNLILPAGTAKFSTTEYPIRLNSSPLAVADFNELPIKTVNGATIYMKDVATVHNGFSPQQNIVRTNGSRGVLLTVTRNGNASTLAIVNAVKNELPKVMATITQDLQLSVFGDQSLFVRAAVEGVVRETLIAALLTGMVILLFLGSWRSTLIVCISIPLSILTSISILSVLGQTINVMTLGGLALAVGILVDDATVEIENTHRNLAMKKPLVRAVLDGASQIAIPTFVSTLSICIVFVPVLLLTGTARFLFTPLAMAVVFAMLASYFLSRTLVPTMVHYLLRSEVEVYHSGGHGGQGLIWNLHRRMNGLFERLRYRYLGLLDFALRNRGPVLAGFLVVSLGSLFLLKLVGQDFFPDVDAGTIRMHARTSPGTRIEETEVRFADVEQEIRNILPPGEIDTILDNIGIPNAWGSIAQGDVPNIASTDGEFLVSLNRENHGSVHEYEVLLRKRLNEKFPGMVFFFEPANITNQILNFGLPAPIDLQVVGRDIAGNYKLAQKLRQRIAALPGAADVHIHQVFAEPQLQLNVDRVKAGELGLTQRDVSSSMLISLSGNGQVAPSFWLNPANGVSYGVGVQTSQYRIDSLDELLRTPVTAASSAVTTTTPGSLAGLSTAGDASVGASPNGASLAYGNPGAMTNSTQLLSNLVDVKRSYGPVITNHYNVAPVFDVYANVDRTDLGSVGKEVEKIVNQEKANLPRGTTLILRGEYDTMKSSFFRLGLGLLFAVVLVYLLMTVNFQSWLDPFIILTALPGALAGILWMLFVTGTTLSVPSLMGSIMCIGVATANSILLVTFANDERVHLPLAADAMLSAGNARIRPVLMTASAMVLGMLPMALSLGEGAEQNAPLGRAVIGGLLGATLTTLFVVPIIYSYLRTIPPVNQERRLEEEESNAALEAELSTT
- a CDS encoding efflux RND transporter periplasmic adaptor subunit, whose amino-acid sequence is MNHSEHDGGRPTNLWRPSGITISAILLGFIVLLAVAFVAGYVPLQRREATVRAEADEREKSLPRVTVMRVSHGSGKNELTLPGTMQAVMEAPLLARADGYLKRRLVDIGDHVRVGQVLAEIDAPELDHQTRQAAAAVEQAKAALEQTQANLEQGKANRELARITAERWKTLLGRGLVARQDSDQYQAQLAAQNANVQALEKAVAAQNSSVASANANLSRLQEVENYSLVKAPFDGIITVRNVDVGALVTAGTTLLYRIAQIERLRTYVNVPQASANAIHDGQPAALTVSNFPGRIFHGMVARTANVLDPASRTMLVEVDVPNGDRSLFPGMYANVDLSGSRSNPPLVLPATTIIFRTDGAQVAVVQDGTVHLQKVTVGRDYGDRVEILQGLADDADIITNPGDSAREGAKIIPVSAESSPK